A genomic window from Aerosakkonema funiforme FACHB-1375 includes:
- a CDS encoding ABC transporter substrate-binding protein, giving the protein MRVRSPLSFCILFLVTFTIIVGCVNPATYIKTTTETDTSSSAVAGAVRLGFSAWPGWFPWQVAQEQKIFQANNVPVDLKWFDGYLESISTLTAGQIDANSQTLGDTVNSVSGGADQVIVLVNDNSTGNDKVIVRDGINSIADLKGKKVAAEEGTVDHFLLLLGLKKAGLSPQDIQFVPLETGKAAAAFVAGQVDATAVFAPFTTQALKREGSKELFSSKDFPGAISDHLVVTRKFVEQYPDRVQALVDSWFATLEYMKANPDKAYEIMAKRAGVSVEEYKQYADGTQIFTIEENIKAFQPGSDLTSLQFAAQEMSKFLKEVGLSKTQPDLSKLFDDRFVQAYMKGLGKRG; this is encoded by the coding sequence ATGAGAGTGCGATCGCCCCTTTCCTTCTGCATCCTTTTTCTTGTTACTTTCACCATTATTGTAGGTTGCGTCAACCCTGCCACCTATATTAAAACAACCACCGAAACCGATACCAGTTCCTCAGCAGTTGCCGGTGCCGTCCGTCTGGGATTCAGCGCGTGGCCCGGTTGGTTTCCTTGGCAAGTGGCGCAAGAACAAAAAATTTTTCAAGCAAATAACGTCCCGGTAGACCTCAAATGGTTTGATGGATATTTGGAATCAATTAGCACCCTAACCGCAGGACAAATAGATGCCAATAGTCAAACTTTAGGAGATACGGTTAATTCCGTATCGGGTGGCGCAGACCAAGTGATTGTGCTGGTGAACGATAACTCCACCGGCAACGATAAAGTTATCGTCCGAGATGGCATTAATTCAATTGCCGATTTAAAAGGGAAAAAAGTAGCCGCAGAAGAAGGTACGGTCGATCATTTTCTCCTTTTGTTAGGTCTGAAAAAAGCAGGGTTATCGCCGCAAGATATTCAGTTCGTACCGCTAGAAACAGGTAAAGCAGCGGCAGCATTTGTCGCGGGACAAGTCGATGCAACGGCGGTGTTCGCTCCCTTTACCACGCAAGCATTAAAGCGTGAGGGTAGTAAGGAATTGTTTAGTTCCAAGGACTTTCCGGGAGCGATTTCGGATCACCTCGTTGTGACGCGCAAATTTGTAGAACAATATCCCGATCGAGTACAGGCATTGGTTGATTCCTGGTTTGCCACATTGGAATATATGAAGGCAAATCCAGATAAAGCTTATGAAATTATGGCGAAACGAGCGGGCGTTTCTGTGGAAGAATACAAGCAATACGCTGATGGCACGCAGATATTTACAATTGAGGAAAATATTAAAGCATTTCAACCAGGGAGCGATTTGACTTCGTTACAGTTTGCCGCTCAGGAAATGAGTAAATTTCTCAAAGAAGTGGGGTTATCAAAAACGCAACCGGATCTGAGCAAGTTATTTGACGATCGCTTTGTGCAAGCTTACATGAAGGGGCTAGGAAAAAGGGGCTAG
- the hypB gene encoding hydrogenase nickel incorporation protein HypB → MHQTFDAALGINLLHANQAGADHNREHFDEWGITCFNVMSSPGAGKTALLEKTLAVLTNEYKIAVIEGDMTTELDADRLRKYNVPVIAINTGRSCHLDSKMVSGGIHRLAHEYNPSEFDLVLVENVGNLVCPAEFEVGEHAKVALLSLTEGEDKPLKYPVMFQEADCLLITKMDLAPHLDVDVNQIVANVRQMNSHVTIIPVSAKTGEGLETWFDWVRSQLDRSSTTKHQLSTVH, encoded by the coding sequence ATGCACCAAACCTTTGACGCCGCTTTAGGAATTAACTTGCTCCATGCCAATCAAGCCGGAGCAGACCACAACCGCGAACATTTTGATGAATGGGGAATCACCTGTTTCAACGTGATGAGCAGTCCCGGCGCGGGCAAAACTGCATTGCTAGAAAAAACCCTAGCAGTCCTCACCAACGAGTACAAAATCGCCGTAATTGAAGGCGATATGACCACCGAATTAGATGCCGATCGCCTGCGGAAATACAACGTTCCCGTGATTGCCATCAACACAGGTCGTTCCTGCCATTTGGATTCCAAAATGGTGTCAGGCGGAATTCATCGTTTAGCCCACGAATACAACCCTTCCGAATTCGATTTAGTACTGGTAGAAAACGTTGGCAATCTCGTTTGTCCGGCAGAATTTGAAGTAGGCGAACACGCGAAAGTTGCGCTCTTGAGTTTGACCGAAGGAGAAGACAAACCCCTCAAATATCCGGTGATGTTTCAAGAAGCAGATTGTTTGTTAATCACCAAAATGGACTTAGCACCCCATCTTGATGTTGACGTGAATCAAATTGTGGCAAATGTGCGCCAAATGAATTCCCACGTCACCATCATTCCCGTCTCTGCCAAAACAGGAGAGGGATTAGAAACTTGGTTTGATTGGGTACGCTCTCAACTCGATCGATCCTCAACCACCAAACATCAACTATCCACTGTTCATTAA
- a CDS encoding agmatinase family protein produces MTENPLFQSPDSNNGHTPSEAQRALELEARLPLTGWQQEVSKGLEYGLEAAESIRDRTIPTFSRGELPHYAGINTFMKAPYVEDVRRVGEYDVAIVGVPHDSGTTYRPGTRFGPQGIRRISALYTPYNFELGVDLREQITLCDVGDIFTIPANNEKSFDQISKGVAHIFSSGAFPIILGGDHSIGFPTVRGICRHLGDKKVGIIHFDRHADTQETDLDERMHTCPWFHATNMKNAPAKNLVQLGIGGWQVPRQGVKVCRERSTNILTVTDIVEKGIDAAVDFALERALDGTDCVYISFDIDCIDAGFVPGTGWPEPGGLLPREALSLLGKIVQKAPICGLEVVEVSPPYDISDMTSLMATRVICDTMAHLVISGQLPRKQKPAYIFPESQPELVAWT; encoded by the coding sequence ATGACTGAAAATCCTTTGTTTCAAAGTCCAGACTCAAATAACGGCCATACTCCCAGCGAAGCGCAACGCGCTTTGGAACTGGAAGCGAGATTGCCGTTGACAGGCTGGCAGCAGGAAGTGTCAAAAGGTCTGGAATATGGATTAGAAGCAGCAGAAAGTATTCGCGATCGCACCATTCCCACCTTCTCTCGCGGCGAACTCCCCCACTACGCAGGCATCAACACCTTCATGAAAGCGCCTTATGTAGAAGATGTGCGTAGAGTGGGCGAATACGATGTGGCGATTGTCGGCGTTCCCCACGACTCCGGAACTACCTATCGTCCGGGAACTCGCTTCGGTCCGCAGGGGATTCGGCGCATTTCTGCATTGTACACTCCCTACAACTTTGAATTGGGAGTTGATTTGCGCGAACAAATCACCCTTTGCGATGTGGGCGATATCTTCACCATTCCCGCGAACAACGAAAAATCATTCGACCAAATTTCTAAAGGCGTTGCCCACATTTTTAGTTCCGGCGCATTTCCGATTATTTTAGGCGGCGACCATTCGATCGGCTTCCCAACAGTACGAGGCATTTGCCGCCATTTGGGAGATAAAAAAGTTGGTATTATTCACTTCGATCGCCACGCCGACACCCAAGAAACCGACCTCGACGAACGGATGCACACCTGTCCTTGGTTTCACGCCACCAACATGAAAAACGCCCCAGCCAAAAACCTCGTACAGCTGGGAATTGGCGGTTGGCAAGTTCCCCGTCAAGGCGTGAAAGTTTGTCGAGAACGTTCTACTAACATTCTCACCGTTACCGACATCGTAGAAAAAGGAATTGATGCAGCCGTTGATTTTGCCTTAGAACGCGCACTCGATGGCACCGACTGCGTATATATCAGCTTCGATATTGACTGCATCGATGCCGGATTTGTCCCCGGCACCGGTTGGCCAGAACCGGGTGGTTTATTACCCCGCGAAGCGCTATCTTTACTCGGCAAAATAGTGCAAAAAGCACCAATTTGCGGCTTAGAAGTGGTAGAAGTTTCTCCACCTTATGACATCAGCGATATGACTTCGTTGATGGCAACTCGCGTCATTTGCGACACGATGGCACATTTAGTCATATCCGGTCAACTACCGCGCAAACAAAAACCCGCTTACATTTTCCCAGAATCGCAACCCGAACTCGTAGCCTGGACTTAA
- the hypA gene encoding hydrogenase maturation nickel metallochaperone HypA — translation MHETDMTKALIVTVRNWWLEQPEKPKISHVHLTVGQFTCVEPVSLQFAFEVQTRNTFLEGAKLVIQETPLIAFCHHCQQEYRPEIGIQYACPTCHSPMEDIRSGRELKIDRIEYSSDSAETYAPNL, via the coding sequence ATGCACGAAACTGACATGACAAAGGCATTAATAGTAACTGTGCGGAATTGGTGGTTAGAACAACCGGAAAAACCGAAAATTTCCCACGTTCATCTCACAGTCGGTCAGTTCACCTGCGTCGAACCTGTGAGTTTGCAATTCGCCTTTGAAGTCCAGACCCGCAACACCTTTTTAGAAGGAGCGAAGCTAGTCATTCAGGAAACGCCATTAATTGCGTTTTGCCATCACTGCCAACAAGAATATCGGCCAGAAATTGGCATTCAGTACGCTTGTCCGACTTGCCACTCGCCAATGGAAGATATTCGATCGGGCCGAGAACTGAAGATCGATCGCATTGAATATAGTTCTGATTCTGCGGAAACTTATGCACCAAACCTTTGA